The proteins below are encoded in one region of Peribacillus muralis:
- a CDS encoding GXWXG domain-containing protein, whose protein sequence is MKRVAANKHRSYNSLMGAANMEGNSMYDKDFLLRGISQTEAFEFFDRMETVGSGEMRGLWKGEELRTRHPMEGILTASNWYGKEFINDEHVQPLVFQKKNGELFSGNPGLMPLNISYGKIHYNCHGNFSSHFKNKKKQGKAATDSISR, encoded by the coding sequence ATGAAAAGAGTTGCGGCAAATAAACATCGAAGCTACAATTCTTTGATGGGCGCAGCTAATATGGAGGGAAATAGTATGTATGACAAGGACTTTTTACTAAGGGGTATTTCACAGACTGAAGCGTTTGAATTCTTTGACCGTATGGAGACTGTCGGCTCCGGCGAAATGAGAGGACTATGGAAAGGAGAAGAACTTAGAACGCGACATCCTATGGAAGGAATATTGACTGCTTCGAATTGGTACGGCAAAGAGTTCATTAACGATGAGCATGTCCAGCCACTTGTATTCCAAAAGAAAAATGGAGAATTGTTTTCTGGTAATCCTGGGCTCATGCCACTAAACATAAGCTATGGAAAAATTCATTACAATTGTCATGGGAATTTTTCGTCCCATTTTAAAAACAAAAAAAAGCAGGGCAAGGCTGCGACAGATTCAATATCGAGGTAA
- a CDS encoding DUF4334 domain-containing protein, which yields MVYDQKGIIDVFRKVDDVTVLGVMDMKIQFPGQSYFFVLKK from the coding sequence ATGGTTTACGATCAAAAAGGTATCATTGATGTGTTTCGGAAAGTTGACGATGTTACAGTGCTTGGTGTAATGGATATGAAGATTCAATTTCCCGGTCAGTCATATTTCTTTGTATTAAAAAAGTGA
- a CDS encoding DUF4825 domain-containing protein, producing the protein MNGCSTVGSVVRDLPCGEYFEWMELETNEKLDGMILDYTKEEAAMDDEAIHETIIYIATYIFALMKNADWITFNFGVHMQKVTRKE; encoded by the coding sequence ATTAACGGATGCAGCACTGTCGGAAGCGTTGTAAGGGACTTACCATGCGGAGAATATTTCGAGTGGATGGAATTGGAAACGAATGAAAAACTTGATGGAATGATTTTGGATTATACGAAAGAAGAAGCGGCAATGGACGATGAAGCCATTCACGAAACGATTATCTATATCGCCACTTATATTTTTGCATTGATGAAGAATGCAGATTGGATTACGTTTAATTTCGGAGTTCACATGCAGAAAGTGACTAGGAAAGAATGA
- a CDS encoding C40 family peptidase, whose product MFKKIVVGLSLAIMLGSATFTGSQAEAASYHTKAIKVAKSELGTKYKMGGISSSGFDCSGLVKYSYQKAGKTLPRTAAEIYKKGKSVKTLQKGDLMFFAPNKAKKPTHVAIYIGDNQFIHSASSKGVSYAKTNNTYWKPMFIGAKRI is encoded by the coding sequence TTGTTCAAGAAAATTGTCGTCGGATTGTCATTAGCTATCATGCTTGGGTCAGCAACCTTTACAGGGAGCCAAGCCGAAGCTGCATCATATCATACAAAAGCGATTAAAGTGGCCAAAAGTGAATTAGGTACAAAATATAAAATGGGCGGCATTTCGTCATCAGGTTTTGATTGCTCCGGTCTAGTGAAATATTCCTACCAAAAGGCTGGCAAGACTTTACCGAGGACTGCTGCTGAAATATATAAAAAAGGCAAGTCAGTTAAAACGTTGCAAAAAGGGGACTTAATGTTCTTTGCACCAAATAAAGCTAAAAAGCCTACACATGTGGCTATTTACATAGGTGACAATCAATTCATACACTCTGCATCCTCTAAGGGAGTGTCATATGCCAAAACCAATAATACATATTGGAAGCCGATGTTCATCGGGGCAAAACGCATATAA
- a CDS encoding metal-dependent hydrolase: MNGTAHMALGATVGYLTANSLQTDPTTTLFLVGIGGISGLMPDMDIDGKLSNRITFSHKFIRTLAQTIGIVMIIYSILEGFEKEKWIGAGAGIGIIVISSFITQRHMLTLSGLGILGIGMSLQEDWLWLLGLYMILASFTPHRSYTHSIAGIVFFGIIAFQFEAAMGIDGIFTTCLFGYISHLIADMKFLPFNKRGVKLFLPFYSKEF; the protein is encoded by the coding sequence TTGAACGGTACAGCACACATGGCACTAGGTGCAACAGTTGGATACTTAACGGCAAATTCATTACAAACGGATCCGACCACCACGTTATTCTTGGTTGGGATCGGGGGCATTTCTGGCCTCATGCCAGACATGGATATCGATGGGAAGTTAAGCAATAGGATTACGTTTTCACACAAGTTCATACGGACCCTGGCTCAAACGATTGGAATTGTAATGATCATTTATAGCATTTTGGAGGGTTTTGAGAAGGAAAAGTGGATCGGTGCAGGGGCAGGAATTGGAATAATCGTTATTTCCTCATTCATAACACAAAGGCATATGCTGACCCTGAGCGGATTAGGGATATTGGGCATTGGCATGTCTTTACAGGAAGACTGGTTATGGCTGCTGGGTCTTTATATGATTCTAGCATCGTTTACGCCTCATAGAAGTTATACCCATTCCATTGCTGGCATTGTTTTCTTCGGTATCATTGCCTTTCAGTTCGAGGCAGCGATGGGCATTGACGGGATTTTCACTACATGTCTATTCGGATATATCAGTCATTTAATCGCCGATATGAAATTTTTGCCGTTCAATAAACGGGGAGTAAAGTTATTTTTGCCCTTCTACTCTAAGGAGTTTTAA
- a CDS encoding selenium metabolism-associated LysR family transcriptional regulator: MDPLRVFVTVIEQKNFSRAGEILNLSQPGVSLHIRNLENELGTKLIYRSPKQVQITEPGKILYRHAKQMLNHYETAIREINDFNNVVSGTLKIGASFTIGEYYLPKVLAEYAAQFPLVDLQIIISNSNEVIQGIRSNQLDIGLIEGETEYKDIEVHPFMKDEMIIVVPPVHPLSQMDIIEGYMLQDQTWVLREQGSGTRTYSDKLLGSLELNVTRSFIFTSIQGVKEAVMAGLGIALLSRLTVQKELKSNELKTFHLKSEPIIRPFSIVKKLDFEASKALELFLKKVEKYSLNG; this comes from the coding sequence ATGGATCCTTTAAGAGTATTCGTAACTGTAATCGAGCAGAAAAACTTTTCCAGAGCTGGGGAAATCCTGAACCTGTCCCAGCCAGGTGTAAGTCTTCATATAAGGAATTTGGAAAATGAGTTAGGAACGAAATTGATATATCGATCTCCGAAACAAGTCCAAATAACGGAACCTGGAAAAATTTTATATCGTCATGCAAAGCAAATGCTAAATCATTATGAGACTGCCATTAGGGAAATTAATGATTTCAATAATGTGGTTAGCGGCACCCTGAAAATCGGTGCCAGTTTTACAATCGGGGAATATTATCTTCCAAAGGTTTTGGCGGAATATGCTGCCCAATTTCCGCTGGTGGATTTACAAATCATCATTTCCAATTCAAATGAAGTCATTCAAGGGATACGATCAAATCAGCTCGATATAGGTTTGATTGAAGGGGAAACGGAATATAAGGATATCGAAGTCCACCCATTCATGAAGGATGAGATGATCATCGTCGTTCCTCCCGTGCATCCTCTTTCCCAAATGGATATCATTGAGGGTTACATGCTGCAGGATCAAACTTGGGTGCTTAGGGAGCAAGGATCAGGCACCCGCACATATTCAGACAAACTTCTCGGCAGCTTGGAGCTAAACGTCACGAGAAGCTTTATTTTCACCAGTATCCAGGGGGTGAAAGAAGCGGTCATGGCAGGGCTGGGGATTGCCTTATTATCCCGATTGACTGTCCAGAAGGAATTGAAATCCAATGAATTGAAAACCTTTCATTTGAAAAGTGAACCCATTATCAGGCCATTTTCAATTGTAAAAAAGTTAGATTTCGAAGCATCGAAAGCATTGGAGCTTTTTTTGAAGAAGGTCGAAAAATATTCGTTAAACGGATAA
- a CDS encoding YeiH family protein, with protein MEQAKVKTKKLGFTIGIGLTLLIAIAAKYLAELPFLHIMGQLVIAILIGVAWKSIIGVPTHSIVGTNFSSKVLLRMGIILLGMRLNLKDIFFAGPRTFAVGAISLVFAILVVYGLTRLFKVDKKLGILTACGTGICGAAAILAISTQIKAKEKDTAIAVATVAVLGTTFTFGYTILYSFLGLSDPGYGIFAGATLHEIAHVIAAAAPGGNEAVDLAVMVKLTRVALLIPVALLIGFLMNWKERSTNESKSSFKSIQIPWFIVGFLLMSALNSSGYVPASVAEMLVSLSYILMAMSMAGLGLNIDLLTFKQYGGKPFAAGLIGSIVLSVLGFALIHVFHLN; from the coding sequence GTGGAGCAAGCAAAAGTAAAAACAAAAAAACTTGGATTTACAATAGGAATCGGCTTGACCTTGTTAATTGCTATTGCGGCAAAATACTTGGCAGAGCTTCCATTCCTTCATATAATGGGTCAGTTAGTGATTGCGATACTCATAGGCGTTGCATGGAAATCAATTATCGGTGTACCCACACACTCAATCGTGGGTACAAATTTTTCAAGCAAAGTACTATTGCGGATGGGCATTATCCTGTTAGGGATGCGCCTGAACCTTAAGGATATATTTTTTGCCGGGCCCCGCACATTTGCGGTGGGCGCCATAAGCCTTGTATTTGCTATATTAGTAGTATATGGCTTGACCCGTCTTTTTAAAGTAGATAAAAAACTGGGCATTTTGACAGCTTGCGGAACCGGAATTTGTGGTGCCGCTGCCATTTTGGCCATTTCCACGCAAATTAAAGCTAAAGAAAAGGACACAGCCATTGCCGTTGCGACAGTAGCTGTTTTAGGCACAACCTTCACTTTCGGTTACACGATCCTTTATTCGTTCCTCGGATTATCCGATCCTGGATATGGTATATTTGCTGGAGCTACGCTACATGAAATTGCTCACGTCATCGCGGCAGCAGCACCAGGAGGTAATGAGGCCGTGGACTTAGCGGTCATGGTCAAGTTAACGAGAGTTGCCTTGCTCATCCCTGTTGCACTTCTAATTGGCTTTTTAATGAATTGGAAGGAGCGATCAACGAATGAAAGCAAGTCTTCCTTTAAATCGATTCAAATACCGTGGTTCATAGTGGGATTTTTATTAATGAGCGCCCTTAATAGCTCGGGATACGTTCCTGCTTCTGTAGCGGAAATGCTCGTATCGCTTTCTTATATCCTCATGGCCATGTCGATGGCGGGGTTAGGGTTGAACATAGACCTCTTGACCTTTAAGCAATATGGCGGAAAACCATTCGCGGCCGGTCTGATAGGTTCCATTGTATTATCGGTCCTAGGATTTGCATTGATTCACGTTTTTCATTTGAATTAG
- the speD gene encoding adenosylmethionine decarboxylase, with amino-acid sequence MKLTPEQRIELHGFNNLTKSLSFNMYDICYTKTREEREAYLDYIDEQYNAERLSKILHNVADLIGAHVLNTAKQDYVPQGASVTILVSEGPVVEVPTGTYEESPGPLPDNVVMQLDKSHITVHTYPEFHPNEGISTFRADIDVSTCGEISPLKALNYLIHSFDTDIITIDYRVRGFTRDKDGQKLFIDHDINSIQNYIPEEVKGLYDMIDVNVYQENIFHTKCKLKRFDINNYLFGYTEEKLNSGERQEIIERLQTEMDEIFYGANVPHPKGKKHI; translated from the coding sequence ATGAAACTGACACCAGAGCAACGAATCGAACTGCATGGCTTTAATAATTTGACGAAGTCGTTAAGTTTTAATATGTATGATATATGCTATACGAAAACAAGGGAAGAAAGAGAGGCTTACCTGGACTATATCGACGAGCAGTACAATGCAGAAAGACTTTCGAAAATTTTGCATAACGTAGCGGATTTAATCGGGGCACATGTACTGAATACGGCCAAGCAGGATTATGTTCCCCAAGGGGCCAGTGTAACGATCCTTGTTTCAGAAGGTCCTGTCGTCGAGGTGCCTACCGGTACTTACGAGGAATCACCAGGTCCATTACCGGATAATGTGGTCATGCAGCTCGACAAAAGCCACATTACCGTTCATACATACCCCGAGTTTCATCCAAATGAAGGTATTAGCACCTTCAGGGCTGATATCGATGTTTCGACCTGTGGGGAGATATCTCCTCTTAAAGCTCTTAACTACCTTATCCATTCCTTCGATACCGACATCATCACGATTGATTATCGGGTAAGAGGGTTCACGAGGGATAAAGACGGTCAAAAATTGTTCATTGATCATGATATCAATTCAATTCAAAACTATATTCCTGAAGAAGTGAAGGGACTATATGACATGATTGATGTGAATGTATACCAGGAGAATATATTCCATACAAAATGTAAGCTGAAAAGGTTCGATATCAATAATTATTTATTCGGGTATACGGAGGAAAAACTAAATTCAGGGGAGCGGCAGGAAATAATAGAAAGGCTCCAAACCGAAATGGATGAAATTTTTTATGGAGCCAATGTTCCCCATCCAAAAGGGAAAAAACACATTTAA
- a CDS encoding ABC transporter permease, protein METLQQLGTYYSQNWMYVLTEFYRHFLMSAYGVLFAAIIAIPAGIFIAKHKKLSTWVFSITNVIQTTPALAMLALLMLVMGLGTNTVIVSLFLYSLLPILRNTYVGITSIDHAYLESGKSMGMTKFQLLRMVELPLSLSVIMAGLRTALVVAIGVTAVGTFVGAGGLGDIIVRGTNASNGTAIILAGAIPTALMAILSDLLLGWMERALSPIKKKKIHTV, encoded by the coding sequence ATGGAAACCTTACAACAGCTCGGAACGTATTATTCGCAAAATTGGATGTATGTGCTTACCGAGTTTTATCGCCACTTTTTAATGTCCGCTTACGGTGTATTATTTGCAGCCATCATAGCCATACCGGCAGGCATTTTCATCGCTAAGCATAAAAAATTGAGTACGTGGGTATTTTCGATAACGAATGTGATACAAACTACACCAGCACTTGCTATGCTGGCCCTCCTTATGCTAGTGATGGGATTAGGAACGAATACAGTGATTGTGTCTTTGTTCTTATACTCCTTACTGCCGATCCTGAGAAATACGTATGTCGGGATTACGAGTATAGATCATGCTTATTTGGAATCGGGAAAATCAATGGGGATGACAAAATTCCAGCTACTAAGAATGGTCGAATTGCCATTATCTCTTTCCGTCATCATGGCAGGGTTACGAACAGCGCTTGTCGTTGCAATCGGAGTCACTGCAGTTGGTACCTTCGTTGGCGCTGGCGGCCTAGGCGATATCATCGTCAGGGGAACGAATGCTTCGAATGGAACAGCCATCATTCTCGCCGGTGCCATTCCGACGGCATTGATGGCCATCCTTTCAGATCTATTACTAGGATGGATGGAACGAGCTCTTTCACCGATAAAAAAGAAAAAGATTCATACAGTCTAA
- a CDS encoding osmoprotectant ABC transporter substrate-binding protein: MHNKIKSSMIIALLACTLIISGCSLPGLGSSSNTTVKIGAQSMTESEILANMIAQLLERNTDLETKIIKNLGSNFVQQKAMETGDIDIAATRYTGTDLTSVLGQEIEKDPEKALEIVQREFKKQYGFKFFDSYGFDNTYAFTISNELAENKGYEKISDLKNDAGELRLGVDSAWLKRKGDGYQGFVDTYGLKFGETYPMQIGLVYDAVKSGQMDIVLAYSSDGRIKVNNLKLLEDDKQYFPPYDCSPVVTEELLKRYPQIEDELNKLIGEINTETMQELNYEVDGNLKEPSVVAAEFLKAHHYFE, encoded by the coding sequence ATGCATAATAAAATAAAAAGTTCAATGATAATCGCCCTGTTGGCTTGTACCTTGATCATCAGTGGGTGTTCCTTGCCTGGATTGGGTTCTTCGTCAAATACTACGGTGAAGATTGGTGCTCAAAGCATGACGGAGTCCGAAATTTTGGCAAACATGATCGCTCAGCTACTTGAGCGGAATACGGACCTCGAAACGAAAATCATTAAAAATCTTGGCTCGAATTTCGTTCAGCAAAAAGCGATGGAAACAGGTGATATCGATATTGCTGCAACTAGATACACAGGTACGGACTTAACAAGTGTTCTTGGGCAGGAAATCGAAAAAGACCCAGAAAAAGCGCTGGAAATTGTACAAAGGGAATTCAAGAAGCAATATGGTTTTAAATTTTTTGATTCCTATGGATTTGATAATACATATGCCTTTACAATTTCAAATGAATTGGCCGAGAATAAAGGCTATGAGAAAATATCTGATTTAAAAAACGATGCAGGTGAGCTAAGATTAGGTGTCGATAGCGCGTGGTTGAAAAGAAAAGGCGATGGATATCAAGGATTCGTCGATACATATGGCTTGAAATTTGGCGAAACATACCCGATGCAGATTGGTCTCGTATATGATGCCGTCAAAAGCGGGCAGATGGATATTGTCCTTGCATACTCTTCAGATGGCCGAATTAAGGTTAATAACTTGAAGCTTTTGGAAGATGACAAACAATACTTCCCGCCCTATGACTGTTCACCTGTGGTTACTGAAGAATTATTGAAGCGGTACCCGCAGATAGAAGACGAGCTTAACAAGTTAATTGGTGAAATTAATACGGAAACGATGCAGGAGCTGAACTATGAAGTGGATGGGAACTTGAAGGAACCATCAGTCGTGGCAGCGGAATTCCTTAAAGCGCATCACTATTTTGAATAA
- a CDS encoding ABC transporter permease, whose amino-acid sequence METLLDFLQTNWQELIFKAWEHLYISLIAVFLGIIVAVPLGILLTRMKRSASFIIGIANIMQTLPSLAVLAFFIPFLGVGKTPAIIALFFYSVLPILRNTYTGIKGVNENLLESGRGIGMTSWERIRLVEFPLALSVIMAGIRTASVYLIGWATLASFIGGGGLGDYIFIGLNLYQTEYIIAGAVPVIIMAILVDFAFSVIERKVVPKGLKGMKEAA is encoded by the coding sequence ATGGAAACTTTGCTCGATTTTTTACAAACGAACTGGCAAGAATTGATTTTTAAGGCATGGGAACATTTATACATATCATTGATCGCCGTGTTTCTTGGAATAATTGTCGCCGTCCCGCTTGGCATTTTGTTGACCCGGATGAAAAGGAGTGCTTCCTTTATAATCGGAATTGCTAATATTATGCAGACGTTACCAAGTCTTGCAGTACTAGCTTTTTTCATTCCTTTCCTAGGCGTAGGTAAAACACCCGCAATAATTGCATTATTTTTCTATTCTGTTTTACCCATACTCAGGAATACATATACAGGCATTAAAGGAGTAAATGAAAATTTACTGGAATCCGGCCGGGGCATCGGGATGACAAGCTGGGAGCGGATTCGCCTTGTTGAATTTCCGCTTGCCTTATCCGTCATCATGGCAGGGATTCGCACGGCTTCCGTCTATTTAATAGGCTGGGCGACCTTGGCTTCCTTCATAGGAGGGGGAGGACTTGGTGATTACATTTTCATCGGTTTGAATTTATACCAAACGGAATATATCATCGCTGGGGCCGTTCCCGTCATCATCATGGCCATCCTCGTCGATTTTGCATTTTCGGTCATAGAAAGAAAAGTCGTACCAAAAGGATTAAAGGGAATGAAGGAAGCTGCTTGA
- a CDS encoding betaine/proline/choline family ABC transporter ATP-binding protein (Members of the family are the ATP-binding subunit of ABC transporters for substrates such as betaine, L-proline or other amino acids, choline, carnitine, etc. The substrate specificity is best determined from the substrate-binding subunit, rather than this subunit, as it interacts with the permease subunit and not with substrate directly.), giving the protein MLKIEKVSKIYKGGKKAVNNISLDIKKGEFICFIGPSGCGKTTTMKMINRLIEPSEGQILINGENIMDKDPVQLRREIGYVIQQIGLFPHMTILENITLVPKLLKWEEKRKKERALELLQLVDMGPEYLERYPHELSGGQQQRIGVLRALASNPPLILMDEPFGALDPITRDALQEEFKNLQRTLNKTIVFVTHDMDEAIKLADRIVILKAGEIVQVGTPDEILRNPVNEFVEEFIGKDRLLQTRPHVELVEQIMSRNPISITEEKSLNDAIKIMREKRVDSLLVIDEQNVLKGFVDVETISEFRKKATFISEVINTEVYSVNQDSLIRDSVQKILKRGFKYVPVVDHNKHLVGIVTRATLVDIVYDSIWGEEEHQIAEMVEMF; this is encoded by the coding sequence ATGTTAAAAATCGAAAAAGTATCGAAAATCTATAAGGGAGGCAAAAAGGCTGTAAATAATATTTCATTGGACATAAAAAAAGGGGAGTTCATTTGTTTCATTGGTCCAAGTGGCTGCGGTAAAACGACGACCATGAAAATGATTAACCGTCTGATTGAACCATCGGAAGGCCAGATTCTGATAAATGGCGAAAATATAATGGATAAAGATCCGGTGCAGTTAAGAAGGGAAATCGGGTACGTCATTCAACAAATCGGACTTTTCCCACACATGACGATACTGGAAAATATCACGCTCGTTCCAAAACTCCTTAAATGGGAAGAAAAGAGAAAAAAAGAACGCGCGCTTGAATTACTTCAGCTTGTCGATATGGGTCCTGAATATTTAGAGAGGTATCCACACGAATTGAGCGGCGGTCAGCAACAAAGAATTGGTGTATTAAGAGCACTTGCTTCCAATCCGCCACTTATTTTAATGGATGAGCCATTTGGTGCACTTGATCCGATTACCCGTGATGCCCTTCAGGAGGAATTCAAAAATCTCCAACGTACACTAAATAAAACCATCGTTTTTGTTACTCACGACATGGATGAAGCGATTAAGTTAGCGGATCGGATTGTCATATTGAAGGCTGGGGAAATCGTTCAAGTGGGGACACCGGATGAAATTCTCAGAAACCCTGTGAATGAATTCGTCGAAGAATTCATCGGTAAGGATCGATTGCTTCAAACAAGACCGCATGTTGAGTTGGTGGAACAGATCATGAGCCGTAATCCGATTTCCATTACTGAGGAAAAGTCCCTAAACGATGCCATCAAGATCATGCGTGAGAAAAGGGTGGATTCTTTACTTGTAATCGATGAGCAAAATGTTTTGAAGGGGTTCGTGGATGTAGAAACGATCAGTGAATTCCGTAAAAAAGCTACATTCATCAGTGAAGTGATCAACACAGAAGTTTATTCAGTGAATCAAGATTCTTTAATTCGTGATTCCGTTCAGAAGATACTGAAGCGAGGATTTAAATACGTGCCGGTAGTTGACCACAATAAACATTTGGTCGGAATTGTAACTAGGGCAACTTTAGTCGACATCGTTTATGACAGCATTTGGGGAGAGGAAGAACATCAAATAGCTGAAATGGTTGAAATGTTCTAG
- a CDS encoding acyl-CoA dehydrogenase family protein, which produces MGENGFLNPWLDVEFGGFGSDFVYSVVLAEELERIESGLAAIFIDSEIAARYIASFGTMEQKHKYLPAFSSGEMKSAFALSERNVCPVLANIQTTAFKKDGYYRINGAKTIITNGYSADLMIVACNNDLGAGSCLDGISLLLVDKDTPGLTKGRKLVKDGKTGLETADLFFDDSAVPVSSLLGEEGKGLSYFNQYLQQESLMCAIRFLMAAKEMLHLTKIYIMDSKGSNKNISQCQNTRFTIAEIATDIQVGSTFVDDLICKHMNGDNIMKEVLMAKYWITEMSKRISDRCMQLHDGYGHRSDDKIIKRHRDISEASFHFGSNETVKNLIAHHGGF; this is translated from the coding sequence ATGGGGGAAAACGGATTTTTAAATCCATGGCTTGATGTGGAATTCGGTGGATTTGGATCGGACTTTGTCTATTCAGTTGTGCTGGCAGAGGAATTGGAAAGGATCGAATCTGGTTTAGCAGCAATATTCATTGATTCAGAGATTGCGGCCCGCTATATCGCTTCATTTGGAACAATGGAGCAAAAACATAAATATTTACCTGCATTCAGTTCAGGAGAGATGAAATCTGCTTTTGCGCTGTCAGAGAGGAATGTGTGTCCTGTATTAGCGAATATCCAAACCACTGCTTTCAAAAAAGATGGGTATTATCGGATAAATGGAGCCAAAACAATCATCACGAATGGTTATAGCGCCGACTTGATGATTGTAGCCTGTAATAACGATCTTGGAGCCGGATCTTGTCTTGACGGAATCAGTTTGCTGCTGGTTGACAAAGATACTCCAGGATTGACTAAGGGGAGGAAGCTAGTAAAAGATGGCAAGACTGGCTTGGAAACAGCGGATCTTTTTTTTGATGACTCAGCAGTACCTGTTAGCAGCCTCCTCGGTGAAGAAGGTAAAGGTTTATCATATTTCAATCAATATCTACAGCAGGAAAGTCTTATGTGTGCGATTAGATTTCTAATGGCAGCAAAGGAAATGCTTCACTTGACGAAGATATATATAATGGACAGTAAAGGTTCTAATAAAAACATTAGTCAGTGTCAAAATACAAGGTTTACCATTGCTGAAATAGCGACCGATATTCAAGTGGGCAGTACTTTTGTAGATGATTTGATCTGTAAACATATGAATGGAGACAATATCATGAAAGAGGTCTTGATGGCCAAATATTGGATCACTGAAATGTCCAAGCGAATTTCTGATAGGTGCATGCAGTTGCATGATGGGTACGGCCATAGGAGTGATGATAAAATTATCAAACGTCATCGGGACATTTCTGAGGCATCCTTCCATTTTGGATCGAATGAAACCGTGAAAAACCTCATTGCCCATCATGGCGGGTTTTGA